ACCGTTTCACCCAGTCTCAATAGACGGCTTCGCTCAGAAGAATGAATCATCCCGATTGCGCCGAAGCCAAGCACACCGCCATGCACCAGGACAAAGGTACCCATCTGCAGCGGCTTGTACACTGTAGCTTCAACCCACTCATTCATCCAGCTCGTCGGCGCATGAAAGGCCAGTGGTGCAAGCTCGCGCTCCCCGGCCAATTTGGCCCGAAGCCGGCCCTGCTTGTCATGCTCCATCATAACAAAAACCTCATCGCCAACCTGAGGATGAAGTTCTTTCATTTCCGGCAATTCGCGGATCGGCAGCAGCAATTGGCGGCCCAGCCCCATTTCGAGAAAACATCCTAGTCTTGGATGAACGTCTGCCACCACCAGCTTTGCCATCTCACCTAAGGTTAGGAAAGGCTTCTTCATCGTAGCCGCCAGGCGATCCTCTGTATCGTAAAAAATAAATACTTCCAGCTGCTCATCTACCTTAATCTCGCGTGTCAGCTCTGTATAATGCAGCAGTACATCCTCGCTGCCCGTTGTCAAAAAATACCCATACGGCGACACTTCCCGAGCGACCGGGAGGGTAACGACCGTGCCTGCAATTAAACTCATACCGTATTCACCACTTTGGCATCAGACCAAAGTCTTTCAATATTATAATACTCGCGTTCATCGCGATGGAATACATGAACAACGACATCCCCAAGGTCCATCAAAACCCAGCGGGCGGAGTTCATGCCTTCGATTCCGTTAATTTTTACGTTCTTTTCTTGCGCACGTTTACGAACTTCTGTCGCGATCGCCTGAACCTGGGTATCTGAGTTACCGTGACAAATGACAAAGTAATCAGCGACCAAAGAAATACCTCTAAGGTCCAGAGCAACAATGTTCATTGCTTTCTTATCGTCTGCCGCATCCATCGCCATTTGAAGCAATTCGTTAGATGATACTGTCATGGATCAACCTCCAATTGGATTCGTAAAATTTTGTGATACTTTTAATTGAGCAATAAGATCATTACGCGTAAATAAGGTTAAAGGGTAAATCACTTTTTTTAATGAAATCAGATGTGTTATGGTGCCGTCAAAGCCAGCGAGAAGTGCTTCCTCAAGGCTATGCTCCGCCAATTCGCGAATATTATGCACCCCCGGAAAATCACGCCCAGGCTCTATATAATCCGCCAGACACACCACCTTATCCAAGAGAGACATGTTGACTCTTCCAGAGGTATGCCATTTGATCGCATTCAGCACCTCTGAATCCGTCACCCCATAGTCCCGCTCGGCAACAAAAGCTCCGACCTCAGAGTGCCACAGCTGTTTGTCGTGCAGAAGAAGGTCCTGATTCAGTCCATTGTCCCGAATAACCTTCTCCATTTCATTAACCGGCCAGTACTTTGCAACATCGTGCAGAATGGCAGCCAGATCGGCTTTACGGGGATCAGCACCAAAGCGTTCTGCCAATATTACCGCTGTTTCCATGACTCCTTGTGTATGTTTCCAGCGCTGTGGCGGCATTTGCTCAGATACGGCCTTAATCAGATCATCTCGGCTCTGCTGCATACAATCCGCTCCTTGTAATATAATCAAGCACCGCTTTGGGTACCATAAACCGAACCGATCTTCCCTTCGCCAGCCTGCGTCTAATCCCTGTTGATGAAATTTCGACCTGCGGCATGTCGGCATGAAGCACATGCTCCTGTAAGAAATCAGGCAAATCATCGAGATGCAGCTCAAAGCCCGGGCGGCCTACTCCTATAAATGTGACCAGCCTCGTCAGATCTTCGATTCGTTCCCATCGTGACAAATAATTGACCATATCCGCTCCAATAATAAAATACAGTTCGATGTCAGGATGCTGTCTTCGAATGATCTCCATGGTATCTATGGTATAGGATACGCCCCCGCGTTCGATTTCGACATCAAGCACTCGATAATCCTCGTACTCTTCAGTCGCAAGATTCGTCATCTCGAGTCTCTGCTCTCCGGTAGCACCTGCGGCATGCTTATGCGGCGGAATATGAGATGGCATGAACCAGATTTCATCCAGCTTATACGCATCCTTGACCGCCTCCGCTGCCATCAAATGTCCCATATGAATCGGATCAAATGTTCCGCCCATAATTCCAACTTTCATGCAGTGAACTCCTTTTTGTACTGTACTCACTGTCTTCGTATGCGTTACGGAAGTACGATTTGCTTGTTATCACGCGATTCTTTGTACAGTGTAATCGTGTTACCGATAATCTGCACAATTTCGCTGCCCGTACGTTCTGCCAGCTCTTCTGCAATTTCGTGCTTGTCATCCAGATTGTTATTAAGAATGGAGATCTTCATCAGCTCGCGCTTCTCAATCGCTTCTTCAATATGACGGAACAGATGCTCATTGGTACCGCCTTTGCCGATTTGAAAAACAGGATCCAAGTGGTGGGCCTGTGAACGAAGATATCTTTTTTGTTTTCCAGTTAACGTCATTATATTTGCTCCTTAAACTTTCATTTCGTTATCATCAACTCACGAGGTAAAGCTGGCGAGAACTGCCCTGCGCATCGCTTCTACAGGTGCCTGAACGTGCAGCCAGTGCTCAAACGCAATAGCACCTTGATATACAAACATACCGAGACCACCGTGAGTAATGCAGTTTTTGTGCTTGCTGTCTGTCAGCAGTTTGGTTTCCAGCGGGTTATAGATGAGATCACTGACGACGATCCCTTCAGGGATATGCTGGATGCTGACCGGCGTTTGATCCGTATGAGGATGCATACCTACTGATGTTGTGTTGATTAAGATATCGGCCTGTGCCAATACCTGTTCCGCGCTATCTATACTATACCCATTAACATTGCCGAGCACCTTAAAATCCTTGGCCAGCTCTTCCGCCTTCTCCGCTGTGCGATTGAGAATGGTCAGAGACTGAGGCCGTTCCAATAGAAGAGCATAAACGATTCCGCGTGCGGCTCCGCCAGCCCCAATGACAACCACATGCTTGCCTTCAATCGTAGAAACTGCTTCCTCCTTCAAGGAACGCACATAGCCGACACCGTCTGTATTATACCCGATGAGCCGCCCCTGCTCGATTACCACTGTGTTTACAGCACCGATGAACCGGGCACTCTCATCCAGTTCGTCCATATAGGATAGGATATCCACTTTATGCGGAATCGTCACATTGAATCCGCGGAAATTCATCGCCTTCATTCCCATTACAGCGGCCTGAAGATGCTCAGGCTCCACATGCAAAGGAACATAGGCCCCCTGCACCCCAGCTTCCTGTAGTGCAGTGTTATGCATCACAGGAGATTTGCTATGAGCAATGGGGTTTCCGATTACACCGAGAAGATAATACCCGCTGACGGGGCGGGCAAGCTCTGTCGTCAAGTTCATAGTTTATTCCTTCCTCCCATGAAACTCTTAAGGCACACAGCTCCAGGCTGCAGCTCGATTAGATCAAGGATGGCCGAACCATTACACGAACTCCGCGAGGCGCATGAACGGCGACAAGTGCACCCGTCTGCCCATTCACTTTAATCCAGCCGAGACCAGAGATGAACACATCACTGCGGCTGCCTTTGGAAATACGGATGTCATGTCTCGTCCACTCCGGCAATTCCTCAAGACCTTCACGTGTTGGAGGTGATAACAATTCACCTGCATGATTCTCAAACAGCTCGTCCGCTTTTTCAAGCTTCGTCCGATGAATCTTAAGTGTATTATTCGTGTACAGAGTGAAGGATTGATGCTCTCCTTCAATAAAATCAAACCTTGCAAGTCCACCAATAAACAGGGACTGGCCGCTGTTCAATTGGTATACACTCGGTTTAA
This sequence is a window from Paenibacillus urinalis. Protein-coding genes within it:
- the yqeK gene encoding bis(5'-nucleosyl)-tetraphosphatase (symmetrical) YqeK, with product MQQSRDDLIKAVSEQMPPQRWKHTQGVMETAVILAERFGADPRKADLAAILHDVAKYWPVNEMEKVIRDNGLNQDLLLHDKQLWHSEVGAFVAERDYGVTDSEVLNAIKWHTSGRVNMSLLDKVVCLADYIEPGRDFPGVHNIRELAEHSLEEALLAGFDGTITHLISLKKVIYPLTLFTRNDLIAQLKVSQNFTNPIGG
- the yhbY gene encoding ribosome assembly RNA-binding protein YhbY; amino-acid sequence: MTLTGKQKRYLRSQAHHLDPVFQIGKGGTNEHLFRHIEEAIEKRELMKISILNNNLDDKHEIAEELAERTGSEIVQIIGNTITLYKESRDNKQIVLP
- the nadD gene encoding nicotinate-nucleotide adenylyltransferase, whose product is MKVGIMGGTFDPIHMGHLMAAEAVKDAYKLDEIWFMPSHIPPHKHAAGATGEQRLEMTNLATEEYEDYRVLDVEIERGGVSYTIDTMEIIRRQHPDIELYFIIGADMVNYLSRWERIEDLTRLVTFIGVGRPGFELHLDDLPDFLQEHVLHADMPQVEISSTGIRRRLAKGRSVRFMVPKAVLDYITRSGLYAAEPR
- the rsfS gene encoding ribosome silencing factor translates to MTVSSNELLQMAMDAADDKKAMNIVALDLRGISLVADYFVICHGNSDTQVQAIATEVRKRAQEKNVKINGIEGMNSARWVLMDLGDVVVHVFHRDEREYYNIERLWSDAKVVNTV
- a CDS encoding S1 RNA-binding domain-containing protein, which gives rise to MSLIAGTVVTLPVAREVSPYGYFLTTGSEDVLLHYTELTREIKVDEQLEVFIFYDTEDRLAATMKKPFLTLGEMAKLVVADVHPRLGCFLEMGLGRQLLLPIRELPEMKELHPQVGDEVFVMMEHDKQGRLRAKLAGERELAPLAFHAPTSWMNEWVEATVYKPLQMGTFVLVHGGVLGFGAIGMIHSSERSRLLRLGETVRARVTLVREDGRVNLGMAPRKEIGRTEDSDRILAFLKERPNGAMPYSDQTPPDIIKTKFGISKSAFKRAIGKLMKDGLVTQKENWTYLAGHEDKPAE
- the aroE gene encoding shikimate dehydrogenase, with the translated sequence MNLTTELARPVSGYYLLGVIGNPIAHSKSPVMHNTALQEAGVQGAYVPLHVEPEHLQAAVMGMKAMNFRGFNVTIPHKVDILSYMDELDESARFIGAVNTVVIEQGRLIGYNTDGVGYVRSLKEEAVSTIEGKHVVVIGAGGAARGIVYALLLERPQSLTILNRTAEKAEELAKDFKVLGNVNGYSIDSAEQVLAQADILINTTSVGMHPHTDQTPVSIQHIPEGIVVSDLIYNPLETKLLTDSKHKNCITHGGLGMFVYQGAIAFEHWLHVQAPVEAMRRAVLASFTS